A portion of the Intestinibacillus sp. Marseille-P6563 genome contains these proteins:
- the sdaAB gene encoding L-serine ammonia-lyase, iron-sulfur-dependent subunit beta, which produces MHVFDIIGPVMIGPSSSHTAGAVRLGRVAWKILGERAVRADITLSGSFAQTYRGHGTDRAIIAGIQGMHSDDERIRRSLEIAQETGLAFSFETTDIPGAHPNTARIHLTGENGAQCTLQGASIGGGNILVTELNGMQVSFTGQFNTLLVLHYDKPGTIAAVTNFMAYSGTNIGNFRLSRPKKGGEAVMTIEVDGDVPENLIQSLRLLPNILNVVLIRAI; this is translated from the coding sequence ATGCACGTATTTGATATTATCGGCCCGGTGATGATCGGGCCGTCCAGTTCGCACACGGCAGGCGCGGTGCGCCTGGGCCGTGTGGCCTGGAAAATCCTTGGCGAGCGCGCCGTCCGCGCCGACATTACTTTAAGCGGCTCGTTTGCCCAGACCTACCGCGGCCACGGTACCGACCGTGCTATCATCGCCGGCATCCAGGGGATGCACTCGGACGATGAACGCATCCGCCGCTCGCTTGAGATCGCGCAGGAAACCGGACTGGCCTTTTCCTTTGAAACCACCGACATTCCGGGCGCGCATCCCAACACGGCGCGCATCCACCTGACCGGGGAAAACGGCGCCCAGTGCACGCTGCAAGGTGCGTCCATCGGCGGGGGCAACATTCTGGTGACCGAACTCAACGGCATGCAGGTATCGTTCACCGGCCAGTTCAACACCCTGCTGGTGCTGCATTACGACAAGCCGGGCACCATTGCCGCGGTCACCAATTTCATGGCCTACTCGGGCACGAATATCGGTAATTTCCGTCTGTCTCGTCCCAAGAAGGGCGGCGAAGCGGTCATGACCATTGAAGTTGACGGCGATGTGCCCGAAAATCTCATCCAAAGCCTGCGGCTCTTGCCCAACATTCTCAATGTTGTGCTCATCCGGGCAATTTAA